The following are encoded in a window of Harmonia axyridis chromosome 7, icHarAxyr1.1, whole genome shotgun sequence genomic DNA:
- the LOC123685054 gene encoding facilitated trehalose transporter Tret1-like isoform X1, with amino-acid sequence MLNSFTHEKYVYLVVLSGNLLALTGDASMSWSSPVLTKLNSTGSDNPMGAPLSEDERSWIASVSGLGSLIGVIPFVFLPDLIGRKPSLLLIGIPHMISFGLAAIAKSVFTLYVARFFSGISTISCYVVLPMYVAEVSENSNRGLMLVTFGIFSHFGSLLSYSAGPYFSMFWFNMFLFMFPAAFFLSFLLIAPESPYFHVLKKDYTAATKSLEKLGRSNPEAELEKIKVEIEGSKKGDILKTLMKKHALKGSLIALMLTTFQQLSGQAVFTSYTQEIFVEAGSSIKDSATSSLIVGSVTFFASFLCPFVIDKKGRRFVLVISITGIIIMELIFGSYYYLREENYDITSVKWLPLVCLMGYMLFFSIGMGPMPLTITSEILPGNIKFFVSTVSGIFGTISSTLLRKNYYVLNNNLHYFGTIWLFAGLSTFLLIFVLLVVPETKGKSFSEILKKLGK; translated from the exons ATGTTGAATTCTTTCACTCATGAGAAATATGTTTACCTCGTGGTTTTGTCAG GAAACCTCCTGGCTCTCACCGGAGATGCATCCATGTCTTGGTCGTCACCCGTACTCACAAAACTCAACAGCACTGGTTCAGATAACCCAATGGGAGCACCACTGAGTGAAGACGAACGTTCCTGGATAGCGTCTGTGAGCGGTCTAGGATCACTGATCGGTGTCATTCCCTTCGTCTTCCTTCCAGATCTCATAGGAAGAAAACCGAGTCTGTTACTCATCGGAATACCGCACATGATATCATTTGGGCTAGCAGCTATCGCAAAATCAGTATTCACGCTATACGTTGCCAGATTTTTCAGTGGCATCTCCACAATTTCCTGCTACGTTGTACTACCCATGTATGTGGCGGAAGTTTCCGAAAACTCCAACAGAGGTCTCATGCTAGTCACTTTCGGAATCTTCTCACATTTCGGTAGTCTATTGTCATACTCTGCCGGTCCCTATTTTTCCATGTTTTGGTTCAACATGTTCCTGTTTATGTTTCCTGCAGCTTTCTTCTTATCATTCCTTCTGATAGCTCCCGAGTCTCCGTATTTCCACGTACTGAAGAAGGACTACACTGCAGCAACTAAATCTCTGGAGAAATTGGGACGTAGCAACCCTGAAGCAGAGCTGGAGAAGATAAAGGTTGAAATAGAAGGCTCGAAAAAGGGAGATATATTAAAAACGTTGATGAAAAAGCATGCTCTGAAAGGAAGTTTGATAGCGTTGATGTTGACAACCTTCCAGCAACTATCTGGGCAGGCTGTGTTCACTTCCTACACCCAGGAAATATTTGTGGAAGCTGGTAGTAGTATCAAAGATTCAGCTACAAGCTCTTTGATCGTTGGTAGTGTTACATTTTTTGCTAGTTTTCTGTGTCCATTCGTAATAGACAAGAAGGGTCGTAGATTCGTTCTTGTTATTTCCATTACCGGTATTATAATCATGGAACTGATTTTTGGTTCGTATTACTACTTAAGAGAGGAAAATTATGACATCACTTCGGTCAAGTGGCTACCTCTGGTTTGTTTGATGGGATATATGCTCTTCTTTTCTATTGGTATGGGTCCGATGCCTTTGACGATCACTTCAGAGATCTTACCGGGAAATATTAAGTTTTTTGTTTCCACTGTTTCCGGTATATTTGGAACCATAAGTTCAACACTACTGCGAAAGAATTACTACGTTTTAAACAACAATTTGCATTACTTTGGCACCATATGGTTGTTCGCTGGATTGAGTAcgtttttgttgatatttgttTTGTTGGTAGTACCGGAAACTAAAGGAAAAAgcttttctgaaatattgaagaaattaggTAAATGA
- the LOC123685054 gene encoding facilitated trehalose transporter Tret1-like isoform X2, translated as MSWSSPVLTKLNSTGSDNPMGAPLSEDERSWIASVSGLGSLIGVIPFVFLPDLIGRKPSLLLIGIPHMISFGLAAIAKSVFTLYVARFFSGISTISCYVVLPMYVAEVSENSNRGLMLVTFGIFSHFGSLLSYSAGPYFSMFWFNMFLFMFPAAFFLSFLLIAPESPYFHVLKKDYTAATKSLEKLGRSNPEAELEKIKVEIEGSKKGDILKTLMKKHALKGSLIALMLTTFQQLSGQAVFTSYTQEIFVEAGSSIKDSATSSLIVGSVTFFASFLCPFVIDKKGRRFVLVISITGIIIMELIFGSYYYLREENYDITSVKWLPLVCLMGYMLFFSIGMGPMPLTITSEILPGNIKFFVSTVSGIFGTISSTLLRKNYYVLNNNLHYFGTIWLFAGLSTFLLIFVLLVVPETKGKSFSEILKKLGK; from the coding sequence ATGTCTTGGTCGTCACCCGTACTCACAAAACTCAACAGCACTGGTTCAGATAACCCAATGGGAGCACCACTGAGTGAAGACGAACGTTCCTGGATAGCGTCTGTGAGCGGTCTAGGATCACTGATCGGTGTCATTCCCTTCGTCTTCCTTCCAGATCTCATAGGAAGAAAACCGAGTCTGTTACTCATCGGAATACCGCACATGATATCATTTGGGCTAGCAGCTATCGCAAAATCAGTATTCACGCTATACGTTGCCAGATTTTTCAGTGGCATCTCCACAATTTCCTGCTACGTTGTACTACCCATGTATGTGGCGGAAGTTTCCGAAAACTCCAACAGAGGTCTCATGCTAGTCACTTTCGGAATCTTCTCACATTTCGGTAGTCTATTGTCATACTCTGCCGGTCCCTATTTTTCCATGTTTTGGTTCAACATGTTCCTGTTTATGTTTCCTGCAGCTTTCTTCTTATCATTCCTTCTGATAGCTCCCGAGTCTCCGTATTTCCACGTACTGAAGAAGGACTACACTGCAGCAACTAAATCTCTGGAGAAATTGGGACGTAGCAACCCTGAAGCAGAGCTGGAGAAGATAAAGGTTGAAATAGAAGGCTCGAAAAAGGGAGATATATTAAAAACGTTGATGAAAAAGCATGCTCTGAAAGGAAGTTTGATAGCGTTGATGTTGACAACCTTCCAGCAACTATCTGGGCAGGCTGTGTTCACTTCCTACACCCAGGAAATATTTGTGGAAGCTGGTAGTAGTATCAAAGATTCAGCTACAAGCTCTTTGATCGTTGGTAGTGTTACATTTTTTGCTAGTTTTCTGTGTCCATTCGTAATAGACAAGAAGGGTCGTAGATTCGTTCTTGTTATTTCCATTACCGGTATTATAATCATGGAACTGATTTTTGGTTCGTATTACTACTTAAGAGAGGAAAATTATGACATCACTTCGGTCAAGTGGCTACCTCTGGTTTGTTTGATGGGATATATGCTCTTCTTTTCTATTGGTATGGGTCCGATGCCTTTGACGATCACTTCAGAGATCTTACCGGGAAATATTAAGTTTTTTGTTTCCACTGTTTCCGGTATATTTGGAACCATAAGTTCAACACTACTGCGAAAGAATTACTACGTTTTAAACAACAATTTGCATTACTTTGGCACCATATGGTTGTTCGCTGGATTGAGTAcgtttttgttgatatttgttTTGTTGGTAGTACCGGAAACTAAAGGAAAAAgcttttctgaaatattgaagaaattaggTAAATGA